CACAGGTGGTGGTGGAGGTCAAGTACGGCCAGCGCACCCCGGACGGGCGGCTACGGTTCCCCCGTATCCTGCGTCTGCGGCCGGACAAGCCGGCCGGGGAGGTCGATGATGCCAGCTGACCGGTTCCCGGTGGAGGTGCAGGGCCGCACGCTGGAACTGTCCAACCTCGACAAGGTCCTCTACCCGGCGGCCGGCTTCACCAAGGGCGAGGTGATCGACTACTACACCCGGGTCGCGCCGGTGCTGCTGCCGCACCTGCACGACCGGGCGCTGACCCGGATCCGCTACCCCAACGGCGTCGAGGGCGGCTCGTTCTTCGAGAAGAACAGCCCCGCCGCCACGCCGTCCTGGGTACGCGTCGAGACCCTGCCGGCCCCCGGCTCCACGAAGGGGCGGGAGACCATCGACTACGTGGTCGCCGACGACCTGCCCACCCTGGTCTGGCTGGCCAACCTCGCCGCCCTGGAACTGCACACCCCGCAGTGGAAGATCGGCGCGCACCCCGACCTGATGGTGATCGACCTGGACCCGGGGGCCCCGGCGTCGCTGAAGCAGTGCTGCCAGGTGGCGCTGCTGCTGCGCGAGCGGCTGGCCGCCGACGGGTTGGACGCGTACCCGAAGACCTCCGGCAAGAAGGGCATGCAGCTCTGTTGCCCGATCTCCGGCACCCAGTCCGCCGATCTTGTGGCGGACTACGCACGGCGGATCGCCCAGGAACTCGAACGCGACCAGCCGAAGCTGATCGTGTCGAGGATGGCGAAGAATCTGCGCCCCCGGAAGGTCTTCATCGACTGGAGCCAGAACAGCGCGGCGAAGACGACGGTGGCGCC
This is a stretch of genomic DNA from Micromonospora sp. WMMD1082. It encodes these proteins:
- the ligD gene encoding non-homologous end-joining DNA ligase yields the protein MPADRFPVEVQGRTLELSNLDKVLYPAAGFTKGEVIDYYTRVAPVLLPHLHDRALTRIRYPNGVEGGSFFEKNSPAATPSWVRVETLPAPGSTKGRETIDYVVADDLPTLVWLANLAALELHTPQWKIGAHPDLMVIDLDPGAPASLKQCCQVALLLRERLAADGLDAYPKTSGKKGMQLCCPISGTQSADLVADYARRIAQELERDQPKLIVSRMAKNLRPRKVFIDWSQNSAAKTTVAPYSLRAQQVPSVSAPLTWDEVAAGAAGRRPSARPYTAGEVLDRIEEYGDLLAPLLDPGPALPE